The following are encoded in a window of Methylicorpusculum oleiharenae genomic DNA:
- a CDS encoding restriction endonuclease subunit S, producing MNPEQLLQHFDRISEAPDAIPRLRRFILDLAVRGKLVEQDPNDEPAGELLKRIEAEKARLIKEGRIRKTKTLETLSHDDFKFKIPQNWIGSQLGNIYDVRDGTHDTPKYVNSGYPLVTSKNLSSGRLSFDDIKFISEQDHRQISERSLVEKDDILLAMIGSIGNPVIVDTDREFSIKNVALFKYYDRSTANPGFLCLYLWYAASKMQELAAGGLQPFVSLGFLRNYPIAVPPLPEQHRIVAKVDELMALCDRLESAQTEREQSRDRLVAASLNRLNPSDQSRRPGRDCRDPDFMDESDLGSLPPDSNPKQQNVSSMEGKQAYIPVNWIPAIPAGTTSFDEVRFVLENQPRLGANDGNELKFPLPPFSEQHRIVAKVDELMALCDRLQAAQTGREQCRDRLVAASLNRLNPSDQSRRPGRDCRDPDFMDESDLGSLPPDSNPKQQNVSSMEGKQAYIPVNWIPAIPAGTTSFDEVRFVLENQPRLDANDGNELKFPLPPFSEQHRIVAKVDELMALCDRLQAAQTEREQCRDRLVAASLNRLNQPDQSRRPGRDCRDPDFMDESDLGSLPPDSNPKQQNVSSMEGKQAYFPVNWIPAIPAGTTGFDDVGFVLENLPRLTTRPAHIKQLRQTILNLAVRGKLVAQDQDEESADELLKKVEKEIDDQQFNGFYRKTKPLPSVRIDEKLFTLPFNWEWSRLRSLAHILGDGIHGTPTYTEGTGYYFINGNNLVDGKIVIKPSTKTVSFEEMQKYKKPMTTNTVLVSINGTLGNVAFYHNEEVVLGKSACYFNLSSLINKYYIKLIIESPYFIDYALHGATGATIKNLSLKAMNEFPVPLPPLPEQHRIVAKVDELMALCDQLETQLTRTAADSRRLLESLLHEALVPASEQAA from the coding sequence ATGAATCCGGAACAATTACTGCAACACTTCGACCGCATCAGCGAAGCTCCAGACGCAATTCCGCGGTTGCGGCGATTTATTCTGGATTTGGCGGTGCGGGGGAAACTGGTTGAGCAAGATCCGAATGATGAGCCGGCTGGGGAGTTGTTAAAACGAATCGAAGCTGAAAAGGCTAGATTGATTAAAGAAGGCAGAATCCGAAAAACTAAAACATTAGAGACCTTATCACATGATGACTTCAAATTTAAAATACCTCAAAATTGGATCGGCAGCCAATTAGGAAATATCTACGATGTAAGGGATGGAACACATGACACTCCAAAATATGTGAATTCTGGTTACCCACTTGTAACAAGCAAAAATCTATCATCCGGTAGGCTTTCATTCGATGACATTAAGTTCATCAGCGAACAGGATCATCGACAAATATCCGAACGTTCACTGGTAGAAAAAGATGATATTTTGTTGGCGATGATTGGAAGCATAGGAAATCCGGTTATTGTTGATACAGACAGGGAGTTCAGTATCAAGAATGTAGCCCTGTTCAAATACTATGATCGATCAACCGCAAATCCAGGTTTCCTTTGCTTATATCTCTGGTATGCGGCAAGCAAAATGCAGGAACTTGCAGCTGGTGGGTTGCAGCCGTTTGTTTCACTAGGATTCCTGAGAAATTACCCGATTGCGGTCCCACCTCTCCCCGAACAACACCGCATCGTTGCCAAAGTCGATGAGCTGATGGCGCTGTGCGACCGGTTGGAGTCGGCGCAAACCGAGCGGGAACAAAGTCGCGACCGATTGGTGGCCGCCAGCCTGAATAGATTGAACCCCTCTGATCAAAGCCGTCGTCCCGGCAGGGATTGCCGGGATCCAGACTTCATGGACGAGAGCGACTTGGGTTCCTTACCTCCCGATTCGAATCCAAAACAGCAAAACGTCAGCAGCATGGAAGGTAAACAGGCATACATCCCTGTAAACTGGATCCCGGCAATCCCTGCCGGGACGACGAGCTTCGACGAAGTGCGTTTCGTACTTGAAAACCAGCCTCGTCTCGGTGCAAATGATGGCAATGAACTAAAGTTTCCTCTCCCTCCCTTCTCAGAACAACACCGCATCGTTGCCAAAGTCGATGAGTTGATGGCGCTGTGCGACCGGTTGCAGGCGGCGCAAACCGGGCGGGAACAATGTCGCGACCGATTGGTGGCCGCCAGCCTGAATAGATTGAACCCCTCTGATCAAAGCCGTCGTCCCGGCAGGGATTGCCGGGATCCAGACTTCATGGACGAGAGCGACTTGGGTTCCTTACCTCCCGATTCGAATCCAAAACAGCAAAACGTCAGCAGCATGGAAGGTAAACAGGCATACATCCCTGTAAACTGGATCCCGGCAATCCCTGCCGGGACGACGAGCTTCGACGAAGTGCGTTTCGTACTTGAAAACCAGCCTCGTCTCGATGCAAATGATGGCAATGAACTAAAGTTTCCTCTCCCTCCCTTCTCAGAACAACACCGCATCGTTGCCAAAGTCGATGAGCTGATGGCGCTGTGCGACCGGTTGCAGGCAGCGCAAACTGAGCGGGAACAATGTCGCGATCGATTAGTGGCCGCCAGCCTGAATAGATTGAACCAGCCTGATCAAAGCCGTCGTCCCGGCAGGGATTGCCGGGATCCAGACTTCATGGACGAGAGCGACTTGGGTTCCTTACCCCCCGATTCGAATCCAAAACAGCAAAACGTCAGCAGCATGGAAGGTAAGCAGGCATACTTCCCTGTAAACTGGATCCCGGCAATCCCTGCCGGGACGACGGGCTTCGATGACGTGGGTTTCGTACTTGAAAACCTGCCGCGCCTCACCACGCGCCCGGCCCACATCAAACAACTCCGACAAACCATCCTCAATCTCGCCGTCCGCGGAAAGCTGGTTGCGCAAGACCAGGATGAAGAATCGGCGGATGAGTTGTTAAAAAAAGTCGAGAAAGAAATAGATGATCAGCAATTCAATGGATTTTATAGGAAAACAAAACCACTTCCATCAGTAAGGATCGATGAAAAGCTATTTACTCTGCCATTCAATTGGGAATGGTCACGGCTTCGATCACTAGCTCACATACTTGGTGATGGCATACATGGCACTCCAACATATACCGAAGGGACAGGCTATTACTTTATCAATGGCAATAACTTGGTCGATGGAAAAATTGTTATCAAGCCAAGCACAAAAACTGTCTCATTTGAAGAAATGCAGAAGTACAAAAAACCAATGACAACAAACACGGTATTGGTTTCAATTAACGGCACTCTCGGCAACGTCGCCTTTTACCACAACGAAGAAGTCGTTCTAGGCAAAAGCGCTTGTTATTTCAACTTATCAAGTTTAATCAATAAATACTACATAAAGCTAATTATTGAAAGTCCATATTTCATAGATTATGCATTGCATGGAGCTACTGGAGCGACCATTAAGAATCTTTCTCTGAAAGCGATGAATGAATTCCCAGTTCCTCTCCCACCTCTCCCCGAACAACACCGCATCGTCGCCAAAGTCGATGAACTGATGGCGCTGTGCGACCAACTGGAAACCCAGCTCACCCGCACCGCAGCCGACAGCCGCCGCCTGCTGGAGTCCTTATTGCACGAAGCGCTGGTACCGGCCAGCGAACAAGCCGCATGA
- a CDS encoding glycine-rich domain-containing protein, whose amino-acid sequence MKFASLAIIATLLIVLTLLWRRWRRSVRADYIRTYSFPPALYEKLRKRRPELALKDCQLVGRALRQFFLAYLQGGCRYVSMPSQVTDDLWHELILYTRHYDSFCKKAFGGFLHHTPAVVLSRNKQNNSGLRRIWWLTCREESIDPRKPSRLPLLFAIDKKLNIADGFVYAPDCRGIRRNDDTGSSTPFCGGDFSSSDFDGSTDGFGDWSDSGDSSDGGCGGGCGGGD is encoded by the coding sequence ATGAAGTTTGCCTCCCTTGCCATCATTGCCACCCTGTTGATAGTGCTGACCTTGCTTTGGCGGCGCTGGCGGCGTAGCGTGCGTGCCGACTATATCCGCACTTACTCCTTTCCGCCGGCACTTTACGAGAAACTCCGCAAGCGGCGACCGGAATTGGCGTTGAAGGATTGCCAATTGGTGGGGCGGGCTTTGCGGCAGTTTTTCCTGGCTTACTTGCAGGGCGGTTGCCGTTATGTTTCGATGCCGTCGCAAGTCACCGACGACCTCTGGCATGAGCTGATTCTCTACACTCGCCATTACGACAGCTTCTGCAAAAAAGCCTTTGGTGGCTTTCTGCATCACACCCCGGCGGTGGTATTAAGCCGGAACAAGCAAAACAACAGCGGTCTGCGCCGCATCTGGTGGTTGACCTGTCGTGAGGAAAGCATCGATCCCCGCAAACCCAGTCGTCTACCGCTGCTGTTTGCCATCGACAAAAAACTCAACATCGCCGACGGTTTTGTCTATGCGCCGGATTGTCGAGGCATAAGGCGCAACGACGACACCGGCTCAAGTACCCCATTCTGCGGCGGCGATTTTTCCAGTTCTGATTTCGACGGCTCAACTGACGGCTTCGGCGACTGGTCCGATAGCGGCGACAGCAGTGATGGCGGCTGCGGGGGTGGGTGTGGCGGCGGCGATTAA
- a CDS encoding ExeM/NucH family extracellular endonuclease, which translates to MLSFQHHKLRKTALAVLSILNLGVTAQAATPVFINEIHYDNAGTDAGEAIEIVGPAGTDLTGWQVILYNGANAQSYNTVTLNGVLPDESGSGMGTLVMDYPVNGIQNGAPDAMALVDAGNNVVQFLSYEGAFTALNGPAAGLLSQDINVAETSDTPLTFSLQLTGTGSDYEDFSWNSPSENSFGRINPNQFFAAAPPPPISKCGQPAVLISAIQGSDSDSPLLGSEQPIEAVVIGDFQDSNGLNGFFVQEEDSDADNDSKTSEGLFITSNLPVTVGDKVHIVGTVSERFNMTRLESVKSVDICASASPLPALTELSLPFDPDTNNPEWREGMLVNFQQTLTVTENFNLARFGEVMVSSGSRLMIPTQVAEPGAAANAVKDQNLLNRLVIDDGSNKQNPDPVFYPGPNGLNAENTLRSGDTVSDAIGVLAYDFSMFRLHPTEAPQFSSSNARPAPPHLPGIGSLKVASFNVLNYFNGDGFGGGFPTSRGANSLAEFNRQRDKIIAAITEMDADIVGLMEIENDGYAAHSAIADLVEGLNAVAGSGTYEYVDPGVSRIGTDEIAVGIIYKSAKAEPLAPSAILDTAVDPSFIDTKSRPVLAQTFLDKASNKTLTVAVNHFKSKGSSCDDVSDPDTGDGQGNCNLTRTAAAQALADWLTTYPTGSNGRNVMIIGDLNAYAKEDPIAALKTAGYVNLVDKMIGDSAAYSYVFSGESGNLDHALANASLAKQVKGLAVWHINADEPRALDYNVEFKSAGQVTEFYSPDVFRSSDHDPLLVELMVKGDLDNDGDVDNQDRVAFSRSLGQCDGKKNYNREADYDRSGCVTYADYRSWYRHFKDYSVKVK; encoded by the coding sequence ATGCTAAGTTTTCAACATCATAAGTTACGCAAAACGGCTCTGGCTGTGCTGAGTATACTCAATTTAGGGGTGACCGCCCAAGCGGCTACACCGGTTTTTATTAACGAAATTCATTACGACAACGCGGGAACCGATGCCGGTGAGGCTATAGAAATTGTGGGTCCGGCCGGAACAGATCTGACCGGATGGCAAGTCATTCTCTATAACGGAGCCAATGCTCAAAGCTACAATACTGTTACCCTGAATGGCGTATTACCAGACGAATCAGGCTCTGGAATGGGAACGTTAGTCATGGATTATCCCGTGAACGGTATTCAAAACGGTGCGCCTGATGCCATGGCACTGGTGGATGCGGGTAACAATGTTGTGCAATTTTTAAGTTATGAAGGTGCATTTACCGCATTGAATGGTCCTGCAGCCGGTTTGTTAAGTCAGGATATCAATGTGGCTGAAACCAGTGATACACCCTTAACTTTTTCGCTGCAACTGACCGGAACCGGGTCCGATTATGAAGACTTTAGCTGGAATTCACCCAGTGAAAATAGTTTTGGACGGATTAATCCCAATCAGTTTTTTGCTGCGGCGCCACCACCACCCATTTCAAAGTGTGGTCAACCGGCCGTGTTAATCAGTGCTATTCAAGGTTCGGACAGTGATAGTCCGTTGCTGGGTAGCGAGCAGCCTATAGAAGCCGTTGTTATCGGGGATTTTCAGGACAGTAACGGCTTAAACGGTTTCTTTGTGCAGGAAGAAGACAGTGATGCGGATAACGATTCCAAGACATCCGAGGGTCTGTTTATCACGTCTAACCTTCCTGTAACTGTCGGCGATAAAGTGCATATCGTGGGTACCGTTTCCGAGCGGTTTAATATGACGCGGCTCGAGTCAGTCAAGTCTGTCGATATCTGTGCCAGCGCATCACCTTTACCAGCATTAACCGAGTTGAGTTTACCGTTTGATCCGGATACCAATAACCCGGAGTGGCGTGAAGGCATGTTAGTCAATTTCCAACAAACATTGACGGTAACAGAAAACTTTAATTTAGCCCGTTTCGGGGAAGTGATGGTATCGTCCGGTTCGCGGCTGATGATTCCTACTCAAGTAGCTGAACCGGGTGCTGCAGCCAATGCCGTTAAGGATCAAAATTTGCTGAACCGTTTGGTTATTGATGACGGCAGTAATAAACAGAACCCTGATCCAGTCTTTTATCCTGGGCCTAATGGCCTGAATGCTGAAAACACTCTTAGAAGTGGCGATACAGTGTCGGATGCGATAGGCGTATTAGCCTATGATTTCAGCATGTTTCGGTTGCATCCTACTGAAGCACCCCAGTTCTCCTCTAGTAACGCAAGGCCAGCACCGCCTCATTTGCCCGGAATAGGTTCGCTTAAAGTGGCTTCATTCAATGTGCTTAATTATTTTAATGGTGACGGTTTTGGGGGCGGTTTTCCCACTTCGCGGGGTGCCAATTCGTTAGCTGAATTTAACCGGCAACGGGATAAAATCATTGCGGCGATCACCGAAATGGATGCCGATATAGTCGGCTTGATGGAAATCGAGAATGACGGTTACGCGGCTCACAGTGCCATTGCGGATCTGGTTGAAGGGCTTAATGCAGTGGCCGGCTCAGGCACATACGAATACGTTGATCCGGGCGTCAGCCGCATCGGCACCGATGAAATCGCAGTCGGTATTATCTATAAATCCGCTAAGGCAGAGCCCCTAGCGCCGTCAGCGATTTTAGATACCGCTGTCGATCCGAGTTTTATCGATACAAAAAGCCGGCCTGTATTAGCGCAAACTTTTTTGGACAAAGCCTCCAATAAAACCCTCACCGTTGCGGTCAATCACTTTAAATCCAAAGGGTCCAGCTGTGATGACGTGAGTGATCCCGATACCGGCGACGGTCAAGGGAATTGTAATTTAACCAGAACCGCTGCCGCGCAGGCGTTGGCAGACTGGTTGACGACTTATCCGACCGGCAGTAATGGGCGTAATGTCATGATTATCGGTGACTTGAATGCCTATGCCAAAGAAGATCCTATTGCCGCGCTCAAGACCGCGGGCTACGTTAATCTGGTAGATAAGATGATTGGCGACAGTGCTGCCTACAGCTATGTGTTCAGCGGTGAATCGGGTAATCTGGATCATGCGCTGGCAAACGCCAGTTTGGCCAAGCAAGTCAAAGGTTTAGCCGTATGGCATATAAACGCGGATGAACCTAGAGCTTTGGATTATAACGTCGAGTTCAAATCAGCCGGTCAAGTGACTGAGTTTTACAGTCCCGATGTCTTTCGTTCTTCCGATCATGATCCTTTGCTGGTTGAGTTGATGGTTAAAGGCGATCTGGATAACGACGGTGATGTCGATAACCAAGACAGGGTTGCGTTCAGCCGGTCTCTTGGTCAATGCGATGGGAAGAAAAACTATAACCGAGAAGCCGATTACGATCGTAGCGGCTGTGTAACTTATGCAGATTATCGCTCATGGTACCGCCACTTTAAAGATTATTCAGTCAAAGTGAAATAG